In Xiphias gladius isolate SHS-SW01 ecotype Sanya breed wild chromosome 6, ASM1685928v1, whole genome shotgun sequence, a single genomic region encodes these proteins:
- the vtg3 gene encoding vitellogenin 3, phosvitinless isoform X1, which produces MRGLLLYCFVALATCQSARYELSLNPKKTYEYKYEGVVNFGLALPNLAESGVRMTCKVKIAGVSAQTFILQVSDLAFEEFNGFPGKNGFIASPKLTRRLAAQLVKPFVFDYASGHVGDIRASAEISDTVVNIVRGILGFFQVTVKTTQRIYELEEVGIHGKCQSNYATEENAETKDMTITQVVDFSNCKEKAAIYRGMATAVLDQVSKQRGESIITTVRYVYTVKPTAEGGLITRAHGLERQHFSPFNVKGGSFKMYAMKEMVLIGVSDTARAASFGPVESKGSLVYKFVNAGANIPLLMQNLEDPVPKAIELIKHLAEANSYQIDSASTEDTIKLYQLLRVMPYEGLEEMWKQFAGNEEHRRWFLDMIVEVTDARILKFLETRFQAADVSATEALETLLLAINHLQAIPELVEMAKMFLDMPFSKSSIYLWHTVVLSYGSLVYKHCAYYTPCPVTAVQPLLDMAVEALRNGSEADMVIALKALGNAGHPGSIKTIMRFLPGVAATPVDLPPPVLSAAVQSMRLIAARDPHSVQDITVALFLQNNLPPEIRMLAFMILFDTKPSMALVSTVTAHLQQEKNLNVVSFAYSYLRSIARSSTPDNHFLSTACNVAVKILAPKFGRLSYHYSQAMHMDWFNDDFLIGTATEVFMLRSATNIFPTEIMMKGKFYFIGRILQLLELGVRADGIKELFGNSIPGFKGDLSFSDFQAIFSVLQNWETLPSDKPVLSAYSRASGQEWFFANINKELIQNIIRAASPSAGKESPLWALIENLQRGVSWHRTKPFLIFEVRYFQATTLGLPLEISKYYDSINGITVNAKASVNPPLTERLGQLLTSEISLETDGFIGYTKDFWVFYGINTELFQCGSEFKSKSPLAIPWKFSAKINVREKKFELDFPPCKKESEIFSVSSNVYAVSRNTEEPALAKMTPMMHNAIDSNDEVAHMGPAFVRPESDQMVPPDTWHPRAERCAESNIYGAGVCVESELRREYYHEEYPLYYFLGYTHLAFKVVPAHAIKAVDKIHFEVNAGPSTHPMSILQLFETLRRLSKEATRRVRLSSDSASSLRGSHHSPHDSLTEGWESTPEAAFNIKAFALSGNQKPEGYDAAVYYTAEANIQNTQLIVSQVGEDTNWKMCMDTTVKARAEAKAHIRWGAECQSYEMSMRAETAHLPGSKPTVKAKVHWSRIPETMAEMGRRIESYIPGMAFLFGFYQQHERNAKQEVSASVVAASADSVNVKIKFPEYTVYRQAVPVPLPPASFQEFQHDIRNTTIDGSGRA; this is translated from the exons ATGCGGGGTCTTCTCCTCTACTGCTTTGTGGCCCTGGCCA CATGCCAAAGTGCCCGATATG AGCTCAGCCTGAACCCTAAGAAGACCTACGAGTACAAATATGAGGGAGTGGTGAATTTTGGACTCGCCCTTCCCAACCTTGCTGAGTCTGGTGTGAGAATGACGTGCAAGGTGAAGATCGCTGGTGTTTCTGCGCAAACATTCATCCTTCAG GTTTCAGATTTGGCCTTCGAGGAGTTCAACGGCTTCCCGGGGAAAAACGGTTTTATTGCCTCCCCAAAGCTCACCCGACGTCTTGCCGCCCAGCTCGTCAAACCCTTCGTGTTTGACTACGCCAGCGGACACGTTGGTGACATCCGCGCCTCTGCTGAGATTTCTGACACTGTTGTAAACATTGTGAGAGGGATACTGGGTTTCTTCCAAGTCACTGTCAAGACCACACAGAGGATTTATGAACTGGAAGAG gTTGGCATCCATGGCAAGTGCCAGAGTAACTACGCTACTGAAGAAAACGCGGAGACAAAGGACATGACCATCACTCAGGTTGTGGATTTCAGTAACTGCAAGGAGAAAGCAGCCATCTACAGGGGAATGGCTACTGCTGTGCTCGATCAAGTCTCCAAACAG AGAGGGGAATCTATCATTACAACAGTGAGATATGTTTACACAGTCAAACCAACAGCAGAGGGAGGTCTCATCACCAGGGCTCATGGCCTGGAGCGACAGCACTTCAGTCCCTTCAATGTGAAGGGCGGCAGTTTCAAGATGTATGCcat GAAGGAAATGGTGCTGATCGGTGTGAGTGACACAGCGAGAGCCGCCTCCTTTGGGCCAGTGGAAAGCAAGGGCAGCCTGGTTTACAAGTTTGTCAATGCCGGAGCTAATATCCCCCTTTTGATGCAGAACCTGGAAGACCCAGTACCAAAG GCTATTGAATTGATCAAGCATCTGGCCGAGGCTAACAGTTATCAGATTGACAGTGCATCAACTGAAGATACTATAAAGCTGTATCAGCTCCTGCGAGTGATGCCTTATGAAGGATTAGAGGAAATGTGGAAGCAGTTTGCAGGAAATGAAGAACACAG ACGTTGGTTTTTGGACATGATTGTTGAGGTCACCGATGCCAGAATCCTAAAGTTCCTGGAAACGAGGTTTCAGGCTGCAGATGTGTCTGCAACTGAAGCTCTGGAAACCCTTTTGCTGGCTATTAACCATCTCCAAGCTATTCCTGAGTTGGTTGAGATGGCTAAA ATGTTCCTGGACATGCCCTTCAGTAAATCCAGTATCTATCTGTGGCACACTGTGGTGCTTTCCTATGGTTCTCTGGTGTACAAGCACTGTGCATATTATACACCCTGCCCAGTTACTGCTGTTCAG CCACTGCTGGACATGGCCGTGGAGGCTCTGAGGAATGGCAGTGAGGCAGACATGGTCATCGCTCTGAAAGCTCTGGGGAACGCAGGCCATCCAGGCAGCATTAAAACCATCATGCGCTTCCTCCCTGGCGTGGCTGCCACCCCTGTGGATCTGCCACCTCCTGTGCTGAGTGCTGCTGTGCAGTCTATGAGACTCATAGCCGCCAGAGACCCTCACAGT GTCCAAGACATCACCGTGGCTCTGTTCCTGCAAAATAACCTTCCCCCTGAAATCCGCATGCTGGCCTTCATGATCCTATTTGACACCAAGCCATCGATGGCTCTGGTGTCCACAGTGACTGCACAtctacagcaggaaaaaaacctCAATGTCGTTAGTTTTGCATATTCGTACCTGAGAAGCATCGCCAGATCCAGTACCCCAGACAATCACTTCCT CTCGACTGCCTGCAATGTAGCTGTGAAAATCCTGGCCCCTAAATTTGGTCGTCTCAGCTATCACTACAGCCAAGCAATGCACATGGACTGGTTTAATG ACGATTTCCTAATTGGCACAGCGACAGAAGTCTTCATGCTAAGAAGTGCAACAAACATCTTTCCCACTGAAATCATGATGAAAggaaaattttatttcatcGGTAGAATTCTGCAGCTACTGGAG TTGGGTGTCCGTGCTGACGGAATTAAGGAGTTGTTTGGTAACAGCATCCCAGGATTTAAAGGAGATCTGAGTTTCAGTGACTTCCAGGCTATTTTCAGTGTG CTTCAAAACTGGGAAACTCTGCCCAGCGATAAGCCAGTCCTCTCTGCCTACTCACGCGCCTCTGGACAAGAGTGGTTCTTTGCCAATATCAACAAAGAGCTCATTCAGAATATCATCAGG GCTGCCAGTCCCTCTGCAGGGAAAGAAAGCCCTCTGTGGGCTTTGATTGAGAATTTACAGAGGGGAGTATCATGGCATCGGACCAAGCCATTCTTGATCTTTGAGGTTCGCTACTTCCAAGCTACCACCCTGGGTCTCCCGCTAGAGATTAGCAAATATTATGACTCAATCAATGGGATCACTGTTAACG CTAAAGCTTCAGTTAATCCACCATTGACTGAACGTCTTGGACAACTCTTGACTTCTGAAATTTCACTGGAGACTGATGGTTTTATTgg TTACACAAAGGATTTTTGGGTTTTCTATGGGATCAACACAGAACTGTTCCAGTGTGGCTCTGAGTTTAAGTCCAAAAGTCCTCTCGCTATTCCATGGAAGTTTTCTGCCAAGATCAACGTCCGAGAAAAGAAGTTTGAACTCGACTTTCCTCCATGCAAAAAAGAGTCTGAAATCTTTTCAGTCAG CTCCAATGTGTATGCAGTCTCCAGAAACACTGAAGAACCAGCTCTGGCTAAAATGACCCCAATGATGCACAACGCCATTGACTCCAATGATGAAGTTGCCCACATGGGCCCCGCTTTTGTGAGGCCTGAGTCTGATCAG ATGGTGCCACCAGACACCTGGCATCCGAGAGCCGAAAGGTGCGCCGAGAGTAATATTTATGGAGCAGGTGTCTGTGTGGAATCTGAGTTAAGGAGAGAGTATTATCATGAGGAATACCCTCTGTACTATTTCTTGGGATACACCCACTTGGCATTCAAAGTAGTCCCAG CCCACGCAATCaaagctgttgacaaaatcCACTTTGAGGTTAATGCCGGCCCAAGCACACATCCAATGAGCATACTCCAGCTGTTTGAGACTCTGAGGAGGCTTTCCAAG GAAGCCACTCGGCGTGTACGTCTGTCCTCTGATTCAGCCTCAAGCCTTAGAGGATCTCATCACAGCCCTCATGACAGCTTAACAGAA GGCTGGGAATCAACACCTGAAGCTGCGTTCAACATCAAAGCTTTTGCCCTGAGTGGCAACCAGAAGCCTGAGGGTTACGATGCAGCCGTGTACTACACGGCCGAGGCAAATATTCAGAACACCCAACTGATTGTGTCCCAGGTTGGAGAAGACACCAACTGGAAGATGTGCATGGACACCACTGTGAAGGCCCGTGCTGAAGCAAAG GCACACATCAGATGGGGAGCTGAATGTCAGTCCTATGAAATGTCAATGAGAGCTGAAACTGCACATCTGCCTGGTTCCAAGCCAACAGTCAAGGCCAAAGTACACTGGAGCAGGATCCCAGAAACCATGGCAGAGATGGGCAGAAG AATTGAGAGCTACATCCCAGGCATGGCTTTCCTTTTTGGCTTCTACCAGCAACACGAGAGAAATGCCAAGCAGGAGGTTTCTGCATCAGTTGTTGCTGCCTCAGCAGACAGCGTCAACGTGAAGATTAAATTCCCAGAG TATACAGTCTACCGCCAGGCTGTTCCAGTTCCACTACCGCCTGCCAGTTTTCAGGAGTTTCAACACGACATCAGAAACACAACAATAGATGGATCTGGACGTGCATAA
- the vtg3 gene encoding vitellogenin 3, phosvitinless isoform X2 — protein sequence MNLLDSISGSKVSDLAFEEFNGFPGKNGFIASPKLTRRLAAQLVKPFVFDYASGHVGDIRASAEISDTVVNIVRGILGFFQVTVKTTQRIYELEEVGIHGKCQSNYATEENAETKDMTITQVVDFSNCKEKAAIYRGMATAVLDQVSKQRGESIITTVRYVYTVKPTAEGGLITRAHGLERQHFSPFNVKGGSFKMYAMKEMVLIGVSDTARAASFGPVESKGSLVYKFVNAGANIPLLMQNLEDPVPKAIELIKHLAEANSYQIDSASTEDTIKLYQLLRVMPYEGLEEMWKQFAGNEEHRRWFLDMIVEVTDARILKFLETRFQAADVSATEALETLLLAINHLQAIPELVEMAKMFLDMPFSKSSIYLWHTVVLSYGSLVYKHCAYYTPCPVTAVQPLLDMAVEALRNGSEADMVIALKALGNAGHPGSIKTIMRFLPGVAATPVDLPPPVLSAAVQSMRLIAARDPHSVQDITVALFLQNNLPPEIRMLAFMILFDTKPSMALVSTVTAHLQQEKNLNVVSFAYSYLRSIARSSTPDNHFLSTACNVAVKILAPKFGRLSYHYSQAMHMDWFNDDFLIGTATEVFMLRSATNIFPTEIMMKGKFYFIGRILQLLELGVRADGIKELFGNSIPGFKGDLSFSDFQAIFSVLQNWETLPSDKPVLSAYSRASGQEWFFANINKELIQNIIRAASPSAGKESPLWALIENLQRGVSWHRTKPFLIFEVRYFQATTLGLPLEISKYYDSINGITVNAKASVNPPLTERLGQLLTSEISLETDGFIGYTKDFWVFYGINTELFQCGSEFKSKSPLAIPWKFSAKINVREKKFELDFPPCKKESEIFSVSSNVYAVSRNTEEPALAKMTPMMHNAIDSNDEVAHMGPAFVRPESDQMVPPDTWHPRAERCAESNIYGAGVCVESELRREYYHEEYPLYYFLGYTHLAFKVVPAHAIKAVDKIHFEVNAGPSTHPMSILQLFETLRRLSKEATRRVRLSSDSASSLRGSHHSPHDSLTEGWESTPEAAFNIKAFALSGNQKPEGYDAAVYYTAEANIQNTQLIVSQVGEDTNWKMCMDTTVKARAEAKAHIRWGAECQSYEMSMRAETAHLPGSKPTVKAKVHWSRIPETMAEMGRRIESYIPGMAFLFGFYQQHERNAKQEVSASVVAASADSVNVKIKFPEYTVYRQAVPVPLPPASFQEFQHDIRNTTIDGSGRA from the exons ATGAATCTGCTTGATTCCATCTCTGGTTCAAAGGTTTCAGATTTGGCCTTCGAGGAGTTCAACGGCTTCCCGGGGAAAAACGGTTTTATTGCCTCCCCAAAGCTCACCCGACGTCTTGCCGCCCAGCTCGTCAAACCCTTCGTGTTTGACTACGCCAGCGGACACGTTGGTGACATCCGCGCCTCTGCTGAGATTTCTGACACTGTTGTAAACATTGTGAGAGGGATACTGGGTTTCTTCCAAGTCACTGTCAAGACCACACAGAGGATTTATGAACTGGAAGAG gTTGGCATCCATGGCAAGTGCCAGAGTAACTACGCTACTGAAGAAAACGCGGAGACAAAGGACATGACCATCACTCAGGTTGTGGATTTCAGTAACTGCAAGGAGAAAGCAGCCATCTACAGGGGAATGGCTACTGCTGTGCTCGATCAAGTCTCCAAACAG AGAGGGGAATCTATCATTACAACAGTGAGATATGTTTACACAGTCAAACCAACAGCAGAGGGAGGTCTCATCACCAGGGCTCATGGCCTGGAGCGACAGCACTTCAGTCCCTTCAATGTGAAGGGCGGCAGTTTCAAGATGTATGCcat GAAGGAAATGGTGCTGATCGGTGTGAGTGACACAGCGAGAGCCGCCTCCTTTGGGCCAGTGGAAAGCAAGGGCAGCCTGGTTTACAAGTTTGTCAATGCCGGAGCTAATATCCCCCTTTTGATGCAGAACCTGGAAGACCCAGTACCAAAG GCTATTGAATTGATCAAGCATCTGGCCGAGGCTAACAGTTATCAGATTGACAGTGCATCAACTGAAGATACTATAAAGCTGTATCAGCTCCTGCGAGTGATGCCTTATGAAGGATTAGAGGAAATGTGGAAGCAGTTTGCAGGAAATGAAGAACACAG ACGTTGGTTTTTGGACATGATTGTTGAGGTCACCGATGCCAGAATCCTAAAGTTCCTGGAAACGAGGTTTCAGGCTGCAGATGTGTCTGCAACTGAAGCTCTGGAAACCCTTTTGCTGGCTATTAACCATCTCCAAGCTATTCCTGAGTTGGTTGAGATGGCTAAA ATGTTCCTGGACATGCCCTTCAGTAAATCCAGTATCTATCTGTGGCACACTGTGGTGCTTTCCTATGGTTCTCTGGTGTACAAGCACTGTGCATATTATACACCCTGCCCAGTTACTGCTGTTCAG CCACTGCTGGACATGGCCGTGGAGGCTCTGAGGAATGGCAGTGAGGCAGACATGGTCATCGCTCTGAAAGCTCTGGGGAACGCAGGCCATCCAGGCAGCATTAAAACCATCATGCGCTTCCTCCCTGGCGTGGCTGCCACCCCTGTGGATCTGCCACCTCCTGTGCTGAGTGCTGCTGTGCAGTCTATGAGACTCATAGCCGCCAGAGACCCTCACAGT GTCCAAGACATCACCGTGGCTCTGTTCCTGCAAAATAACCTTCCCCCTGAAATCCGCATGCTGGCCTTCATGATCCTATTTGACACCAAGCCATCGATGGCTCTGGTGTCCACAGTGACTGCACAtctacagcaggaaaaaaacctCAATGTCGTTAGTTTTGCATATTCGTACCTGAGAAGCATCGCCAGATCCAGTACCCCAGACAATCACTTCCT CTCGACTGCCTGCAATGTAGCTGTGAAAATCCTGGCCCCTAAATTTGGTCGTCTCAGCTATCACTACAGCCAAGCAATGCACATGGACTGGTTTAATG ACGATTTCCTAATTGGCACAGCGACAGAAGTCTTCATGCTAAGAAGTGCAACAAACATCTTTCCCACTGAAATCATGATGAAAggaaaattttatttcatcGGTAGAATTCTGCAGCTACTGGAG TTGGGTGTCCGTGCTGACGGAATTAAGGAGTTGTTTGGTAACAGCATCCCAGGATTTAAAGGAGATCTGAGTTTCAGTGACTTCCAGGCTATTTTCAGTGTG CTTCAAAACTGGGAAACTCTGCCCAGCGATAAGCCAGTCCTCTCTGCCTACTCACGCGCCTCTGGACAAGAGTGGTTCTTTGCCAATATCAACAAAGAGCTCATTCAGAATATCATCAGG GCTGCCAGTCCCTCTGCAGGGAAAGAAAGCCCTCTGTGGGCTTTGATTGAGAATTTACAGAGGGGAGTATCATGGCATCGGACCAAGCCATTCTTGATCTTTGAGGTTCGCTACTTCCAAGCTACCACCCTGGGTCTCCCGCTAGAGATTAGCAAATATTATGACTCAATCAATGGGATCACTGTTAACG CTAAAGCTTCAGTTAATCCACCATTGACTGAACGTCTTGGACAACTCTTGACTTCTGAAATTTCACTGGAGACTGATGGTTTTATTgg TTACACAAAGGATTTTTGGGTTTTCTATGGGATCAACACAGAACTGTTCCAGTGTGGCTCTGAGTTTAAGTCCAAAAGTCCTCTCGCTATTCCATGGAAGTTTTCTGCCAAGATCAACGTCCGAGAAAAGAAGTTTGAACTCGACTTTCCTCCATGCAAAAAAGAGTCTGAAATCTTTTCAGTCAG CTCCAATGTGTATGCAGTCTCCAGAAACACTGAAGAACCAGCTCTGGCTAAAATGACCCCAATGATGCACAACGCCATTGACTCCAATGATGAAGTTGCCCACATGGGCCCCGCTTTTGTGAGGCCTGAGTCTGATCAG ATGGTGCCACCAGACACCTGGCATCCGAGAGCCGAAAGGTGCGCCGAGAGTAATATTTATGGAGCAGGTGTCTGTGTGGAATCTGAGTTAAGGAGAGAGTATTATCATGAGGAATACCCTCTGTACTATTTCTTGGGATACACCCACTTGGCATTCAAAGTAGTCCCAG CCCACGCAATCaaagctgttgacaaaatcCACTTTGAGGTTAATGCCGGCCCAAGCACACATCCAATGAGCATACTCCAGCTGTTTGAGACTCTGAGGAGGCTTTCCAAG GAAGCCACTCGGCGTGTACGTCTGTCCTCTGATTCAGCCTCAAGCCTTAGAGGATCTCATCACAGCCCTCATGACAGCTTAACAGAA GGCTGGGAATCAACACCTGAAGCTGCGTTCAACATCAAAGCTTTTGCCCTGAGTGGCAACCAGAAGCCTGAGGGTTACGATGCAGCCGTGTACTACACGGCCGAGGCAAATATTCAGAACACCCAACTGATTGTGTCCCAGGTTGGAGAAGACACCAACTGGAAGATGTGCATGGACACCACTGTGAAGGCCCGTGCTGAAGCAAAG GCACACATCAGATGGGGAGCTGAATGTCAGTCCTATGAAATGTCAATGAGAGCTGAAACTGCACATCTGCCTGGTTCCAAGCCAACAGTCAAGGCCAAAGTACACTGGAGCAGGATCCCAGAAACCATGGCAGAGATGGGCAGAAG AATTGAGAGCTACATCCCAGGCATGGCTTTCCTTTTTGGCTTCTACCAGCAACACGAGAGAAATGCCAAGCAGGAGGTTTCTGCATCAGTTGTTGCTGCCTCAGCAGACAGCGTCAACGTGAAGATTAAATTCCCAGAG TATACAGTCTACCGCCAGGCTGTTCCAGTTCCACTACCGCCTGCCAGTTTTCAGGAGTTTCAACACGACATCAGAAACACAACAATAGATGGATCTGGACGTGCATAA